One Streptosporangium sp. NBC_01495 DNA window includes the following coding sequences:
- a CDS encoding phosphopantetheine-binding protein encodes MVEQGLDSVLTVIVRRRLERRFRCSLPTTLLWRRPTVAAVSAYIAGLVSVSGGNGHADVIGAAPVVADRRAGQATTEVEEGAP; translated from the coding sequence CTGGTCGAGCAGGGGCTGGACTCGGTGCTGACGGTGATCGTCCGGCGGCGACTGGAGCGACGGTTCCGATGCTCGCTGCCGACGACCCTGCTGTGGCGGCGACCGACCGTCGCCGCGGTCTCCGCCTACATCGCCGGGCTGGTGTCCGTCTCGGGCGGGAACGGGCACGCCGACGTCATCGGAGCGGCGCCGGTCGTCGCGGACCGCCGGGCAGGGCAGGCCACCACAGAAGTGGAAGAAGGAGCGCCGTAA
- a CDS encoding DUF2637 domain-containing protein, with the protein MAVLLAVAGAAAYVSYHHFYGLAIALGERHDMAILYPAMSDGVIVMASLVMVYCSRRRLRVPVLAWVALALGGAVTLAANVAHGWPGGLGSRLVSALAPLAFAGAYELLMWIVRNTRQPPTETLAKDHVCQPVETLVEVERVVPLLPTDRYEAARLTYIESLSEGNQRVGRRPLMSRWGLEQREAEEIIAEVEKERAHAIVEVADSESVVPPPGGLRSTGTSEACGA; encoded by the coding sequence GTGGCTGTCCTGCTGGCGGTCGCCGGAGCGGCCGCTTACGTCTCGTACCACCACTTCTACGGTCTGGCGATCGCTCTGGGTGAGCGGCACGACATGGCCATCCTGTATCCGGCGATGTCTGACGGCGTGATCGTCATGGCGTCGCTGGTGATGGTCTACTGCTCGCGTCGTCGGCTACGTGTGCCGGTGCTGGCATGGGTGGCGCTCGCATTGGGCGGGGCGGTGACACTGGCGGCGAACGTGGCGCACGGCTGGCCCGGCGGACTCGGATCGCGCCTGGTCAGCGCTCTGGCACCGCTGGCCTTCGCGGGCGCGTACGAACTGCTCATGTGGATCGTCCGGAACACCCGGCAACCGCCCACCGAGACGCTGGCCAAGGACCACGTGTGCCAGCCCGTTGAGACTCTCGTTGAGGTGGAACGCGTGGTGCCGCTGCTGCCCACCGACCGGTACGAGGCGGCGCGGCTCACCTACATCGAGAGCCTCAGTGAGGGCAATCAGCGGGTCGGCCGACGCCCGCTGATGAGCCGGTGGGGACTGGAACAGCGTGAGGCCGAGGAGATCATCGCCGAGGTGGAGAAGGAGCGGGCCCACGCCATCGTCGAGGTGGCCGATTCAGAGAGTGTCGTGCCGCCGCCGGGAGGCCTCCGGTCGACCGGCACGAGCGAGGCCTGTGGCGCGTAG
- a CDS encoding ATP-dependent nuclease, which produces MGDASPPPTQSALTHEWNTQGNTDRGWPLFLVSVQIEGLRGWAGESIDLRYPVVAIAGENGAGKSTVLKAAAAAYGAQQRWAAFNPDDFFPKTPWDTVQGVTLKYVVIQGKKISTPTLRKRTHRWRGMPERPVRNVLFLDISRTQPINTVIGYGKLVAKGLGLSGKLIQAEEGARMMLSRIMGRSYTSSGMVTYENKQVGVVSTSNADYSNFHMGAGEDAIVDLVEQLWAAPNNSLIVIDEVEASLHPRSQRRLMRELFAVANKKRIQFILSTHSAIVLEQLPTEARVFIQRPRTGPHNVMYGVTPEFAMSLMDDVQHPELVLYCEDPEAVVVIDALIRKEMPEILRRIRLLPVGAASTVALLGSLAKKDQLAQRSLAAVDGDQKPSAGCLAIPGGCPPEKVVFGGDDGDAWTEVAQRLGVRPADLLDAVDDARQLENHHPWPGRIAERLGPHVRKSRVWEDAAAVWADRLVDPQERADFVNAIAGALQA; this is translated from the coding sequence ATGGGCGACGCCAGTCCACCGCCGACCCAATCAGCTCTCACCCACGAATGGAACACACAAGGGAACACGGACCGAGGCTGGCCCCTGTTCCTCGTATCTGTTCAGATCGAAGGCCTGAGAGGTTGGGCTGGAGAGAGCATCGACCTCCGGTATCCGGTCGTCGCCATCGCCGGCGAGAACGGCGCGGGCAAGAGCACGGTCCTCAAGGCTGCGGCCGCAGCGTATGGCGCGCAGCAGAGGTGGGCGGCGTTCAACCCGGACGACTTCTTCCCCAAGACCCCGTGGGACACCGTGCAGGGCGTAACTCTCAAATATGTGGTCATCCAGGGGAAGAAGATCTCCACACCGACGCTGCGAAAGCGCACGCACCGCTGGCGAGGCATGCCCGAACGACCGGTGCGGAATGTCCTGTTCTTAGACATCAGCCGAACACAGCCGATCAACACGGTCATCGGCTACGGCAAGCTAGTCGCCAAGGGGCTGGGGTTATCTGGCAAGCTGATCCAGGCCGAAGAGGGCGCCCGCATGATGCTTTCTCGGATCATGGGTCGGTCATACACGTCTAGCGGCATGGTTACATACGAGAACAAGCAGGTCGGCGTCGTCTCCACGTCCAACGCCGACTACTCCAACTTCCATATGGGCGCCGGCGAGGACGCAATCGTCGATCTCGTCGAACAGCTCTGGGCCGCCCCCAACAACTCCTTGATCGTTATTGACGAGGTTGAGGCGTCGCTTCACCCGCGGTCTCAGCGACGCCTGATGCGAGAACTCTTCGCTGTCGCAAACAAGAAGAGAATCCAGTTCATCTTGTCGACCCACTCGGCGATTGTCCTCGAACAGTTGCCAACCGAGGCCCGGGTCTTCATCCAGCGCCCCCGGACAGGTCCCCACAATGTCATGTACGGCGTGACTCCCGAGTTCGCCATGTCCCTCATGGACGACGTTCAGCACCCCGAGCTGGTCCTCTACTGCGAGGACCCCGAGGCGGTGGTCGTGATCGACGCGCTCATCAGAAAGGAAATGCCCGAGATCTTGCGACGGATCCGCCTGCTTCCAGTAGGCGCCGCATCCACAGTTGCCCTCTTAGGCTCGCTGGCCAAGAAGGACCAACTCGCTCAACGGTCTCTTGCGGCCGTGGACGGGGATCAGAAGCCAAGCGCCGGATGTCTGGCCATCCCTGGCGGATGTCCTCCGGAGAAGGTGGTGTTCGGCGGGGACGACGGCGACGCGTGGACGGAGGTCGCCCAACGGCTGGGGGTACGCCCGGCTGATCTTCTAGACGCCGTTGATGACGCTCGCCAACTCGAAAACCACCACCCCTGGCCAGGCCGGATCGCTGAACGGCTGGGACCTCACGTGCGGAAGAGCCGAGTTTGGGAAGACGCAGCGGCTGTCTGGGCGGACAGGCTTGTTGATCCGCAGGAGCGAGCCGACTTCGTGAATGCGATTGCGGGCGCCCTACAGGCATAG
- a CDS encoding IS701 family transposase: MTLCLTYDHVVSWDAELSALTARIADPLFKRPEPKAVFSDLVRGLLADVPRKNSWQLSDHLGHPTSNRIEHLLSRAQWDADLLRDAVRGYVVEHLGRPDGVLIADDTAAIKKGDRSAGVARQYCGLTGQIENCQVMPMLTYASTAGHAFINRRLYLPEAWAGDLGRRRVAGVPEQVVFATKPQQVIDMLGEEIAAATPFRYFTADSGYGRDPGLRVFCHAERVAYVMAVPVDLPLLAARGGAEPVGHVLDRLLAMGNNSVWERRSCGAGVKGMRLYDWAAVAIALAEQQPADGYAHTLLIRRSISDPGEVEFFLAHARTATPLPELISVAGMRWKVEENNETGKDLLGLTEYQVRRWDGWHRHVTTVMLALAFLAVTHAHLDDEPADPAGKAHPLRERAH, translated from the coding sequence GTGACCTTATGTCTCACCTACGATCACGTCGTGTCCTGGGATGCCGAGCTGTCGGCGTTGACCGCGAGGATCGCCGACCCGCTGTTCAAACGACCTGAGCCGAAGGCGGTCTTCAGTGATCTGGTCCGCGGCCTGCTGGCCGATGTACCGCGTAAGAACTCCTGGCAGCTCTCAGATCATCTCGGACACCCGACCTCCAACCGGATCGAGCATCTGCTGTCGCGCGCCCAATGGGACGCCGACCTGCTGCGCGATGCCGTTCGGGGCTACGTGGTGGAGCATCTGGGCCGCCCGGACGGGGTGCTCATCGCCGACGACACCGCCGCGATCAAGAAGGGTGACCGGTCGGCCGGAGTGGCCCGCCAGTACTGCGGATTGACCGGTCAGATCGAAAACTGCCAGGTCATGCCAATGCTGACCTACGCCTCGACTGCCGGGCACGCCTTCATCAACCGCCGCCTGTATCTGCCCGAGGCCTGGGCCGGCGATCTCGGGCGCCGCCGGGTCGCCGGAGTTCCCGAGCAGGTCGTCTTCGCGACCAAACCCCAGCAGGTCATCGACATGCTGGGCGAGGAGATCGCTGCCGCGACCCCGTTCCGCTACTTCACCGCCGACTCCGGCTACGGCCGTGACCCGGGTCTTCGGGTGTTCTGTCACGCCGAGCGCGTCGCCTACGTCATGGCGGTGCCGGTCGACCTGCCGCTCCTGGCCGCCCGCGGCGGCGCCGAACCGGTCGGGCATGTGCTGGACCGGCTCCTGGCCATGGGCAACAACAGCGTGTGGGAACGCCGTTCGTGCGGGGCGGGCGTCAAGGGGATGCGCCTTTATGACTGGGCCGCCGTCGCCATCGCCCTGGCCGAACAACAACCCGCCGACGGCTACGCCCACACTCTGCTGATCAGGCGCAGCATCAGCGATCCAGGCGAGGTGGAGTTCTTCCTCGCTCACGCCCGCACCGCCACCCCGCTCCCCGAGTTGATCTCAGTGGCCGGAATGCGCTGGAAGGTCGAAGAGAACAACGAGACCGGCAAGGACCTGCTCGGCCTCACCGAGTACCAGGTCCGGCGGTGGGACGGCTGGCACCGGCACGTCACCACCGTCATGCTCGCGCTGGCCTTCCTCGCCGTCACCCACGCCCACCTCGACGACGAGCCCGCCGATCCCGCGGGAAAAGCTCACCCGCTCCGGGAGAGAGCCCACTGA
- a CDS encoding IS3 family transposase (programmed frameshift), whose translation MTRHRRQFSPEFKEETVRMVLEGDRTVAAVAREFGINAGTLGSWVTRHRVVHSPDEQPVSGPERARIRELERENAELREKLAFLKKSGRLLRGRESMTLAKYELIDAEKACHAIARMCTWLNVSRSGYYEWRERPASATAQRRALLTRLAAEVFADSHETYGYRRVHAALLRRGEHCSAELVRALMREQGLIPAQVRAFRPITTVQGDFRGIPDLLGRDFTATRPGTKLVGDITSWKGFLYLATVIDCHSKAVIGWAMADHYRTELIKDAVRMAAGTGLIEPGTVFHSDRGSNYTSDEFGRFLTGLGIRRSVGRTGVCYDNAMAESFFAAIKNEWLHRFVFTTRAKAKQQVIRYIEGFYNLRRLHSALGYRPPLEVLNESLSSQPAA comes from the exons GTGACGAGGCATCGCAGGCAGTTCTCGCCCGAGTTCAAGGAAGAAACCGTCCGCATGGTGCTGGAGGGCGATCGCACGGTCGCGGCGGTGGCCCGGGAGTTCGGCATCAACGCCGGCACC TTGGGCAGCTGGGTGACTCGGCATCGGGTCGTGCACAGCCCAGACGAGCAGCCGGTCTCCGGGCCGGAGCGGGCCCGGATCCGGGAGTTGGAGCGAGAGAACGCCGAGCTGCGCGAGAAGCTGGCGTTCCTGAAAAAAAGCGGCCGCCTTCTTCGCGGCCGAGAGTCGATGACGCTCGCCAAGTACGAGCTGATCGATGCGGAGAAGGCTTGCCACGCCATCGCCCGGATGTGCACCTGGCTGAACGTGTCCCGCTCGGGCTACTACGAATGGCGCGAACGGCCGGCCTCGGCCACCGCGCAACGCCGCGCGTTGCTCACCCGGCTGGCCGCCGAGGTCTTCGCCGACTCGCACGAAACCTATGGCTACCGGCGGGTCCACGCCGCCCTACTGCGCCGGGGCGAGCACTGCTCGGCCGAACTGGTCCGCGCGTTAATGCGCGAGCAGGGCCTGATCCCGGCCCAGGTGCGGGCGTTTCGACCCATCACCACCGTGCAGGGCGACTTTCGCGGCATCCCCGACCTGCTCGGCCGCGACTTCACCGCGACGCGGCCGGGCACCAAGCTGGTCGGCGACATCACCTCATGGAAAGGCTTCCTCTATCTGGCCACCGTCATCGACTGCCACAGCAAGGCGGTCATCGGCTGGGCGATGGCCGACCATTACCGCACCGAGCTGATCAAGGACGCGGTCCGGATGGCGGCCGGCACAGGCCTGATCGAGCCCGGCACCGTCTTCCACTCCGACCGCGGCTCGAACTACACCTCGGATGAGTTCGGCCGCTTCCTGACCGGCCTGGGCATCCGCCGCTCGGTCGGCCGCACCGGTGTCTGCTACGACAACGCGATGGCCGAGTCATTCTTCGCCGCGATCAAGAACGAATGGCTCCATCGCTTCGTGTTCACCACCCGCGCCAAAGCGAAACAGCAGGTCATCCGCTATATCGAAGGGTTCTACAACCTGCGGCGCCTGCACTCCGCGCTCGGCTACCGGCCGCCCCTCGAAGTGCTCAACGAGTCCCTTTCATCCCAACCAGCTGCATAG
- a CDS encoding tetratricopeptide repeat protein encodes MSRDEKRLDAAHSGPGSSVDASGSQGVLIGDNALQVNYFAHSPAGPKWPIVVGNPPSVATAYQERSALMAELKSALNSNRTAIVTQVMSGDGGVGKTQLAASVFHNAFTAKMADLSIWITATSRQAVVSQYAETLSRLQLTAPVNDPELSARALLTWLRETEHPWLVVLDDLSDPGDLNGLWPVGPNGRTLVTTRRRDAVLSESNRICIDVGVFEPEESGRYLNMRLPRAHAPAEDLAEREALASDLGHLPLALAQASAVILDGGWACGEYRRQFRDRTHTLVDLFPNAVEDYRQRTVAATWSLATESANRLVPAGVSAHLLNLTAFLSPNGIPEKILTAARAQDYVREEFQAESAPPISAENLRTAIRNLHRLSIVTHDTAEKFRPVRIHALAQRATRECLSGEARLNATRAAARALLSVWPSVERDADLSEILRQNARALEYTAGNDLWLDESYLALFRSGESLGEMGLVREALSYWQKIHQTANSLLGPEHSSTLLARENIALWRGRSGNASGATAALSELLADRRRILGPDHPDTLSTRNTLAYWTGRTGNAHGAVEALTALLPALLRVLGRDNPMTLATRSNLAYWRGRAGDPSGARLAFAQIVADRERVLGSDHTDTLSARHSAAYWQGPAGDPQGARDALRHVLDDRMRVLGPHHPDTLTTRHELARWVGRSGEPAAAAAAFDELLTDRLRILGPDHPDTLAARGNLGLWTGEAGDPHTAMTTFEKLVADRIRVQGPDHPETLTSRHHLACWRGKAGNAPAAVQGLDMLLPARLRVQGPNHPDTLTTRHELGCWQARLGDIATGIAQLESVLVDRLRVLGPEHPDTHVTHRELAALRQLLGDR; translated from the coding sequence GTGAGTCGGGATGAGAAGCGGCTGGATGCCGCTCACAGCGGCCCAGGTTCGAGTGTGGATGCCAGCGGCAGCCAGGGCGTACTCATCGGCGACAACGCTCTTCAGGTGAACTACTTCGCGCACTCCCCCGCCGGGCCAAAATGGCCGATAGTGGTGGGAAATCCTCCCAGTGTCGCAACCGCGTACCAGGAACGATCTGCCCTGATGGCAGAACTCAAATCAGCCCTGAATTCCAACCGGACAGCGATTGTCACACAGGTCATGTCCGGCGACGGAGGCGTTGGCAAGACGCAGCTCGCAGCCTCGGTTTTCCACAATGCCTTCACCGCGAAGATGGCAGATCTTTCAATTTGGATCACGGCCACGTCCCGCCAGGCCGTGGTGTCGCAATACGCGGAGACTCTTTCCCGATTGCAGCTGACCGCACCGGTCAATGATCCCGAGCTGTCAGCTCGAGCATTGCTGACATGGTTGCGTGAGACCGAACACCCCTGGCTGGTCGTGCTCGACGATCTTTCAGATCCGGGCGACCTCAACGGACTGTGGCCGGTCGGCCCGAACGGGCGCACGCTGGTCACGACGCGGCGGCGCGACGCCGTCCTCTCCGAATCGAACAGGATCTGTATCGACGTCGGCGTGTTCGAGCCCGAGGAGTCCGGTCGATATCTCAATATGCGGTTGCCCCGCGCGCACGCACCTGCCGAGGACTTGGCCGAGCGGGAGGCGCTGGCATCTGATCTAGGGCACCTGCCGTTGGCGCTGGCTCAGGCAAGCGCAGTCATCCTGGATGGCGGGTGGGCCTGCGGTGAGTACCGCAGGCAATTCCGCGATCGGACGCATACGCTTGTGGATCTGTTCCCGAACGCGGTGGAGGATTACCGGCAAAGGACGGTTGCGGCCACCTGGTCTCTGGCAACCGAGTCTGCCAATCGACTTGTTCCGGCAGGAGTATCGGCACACCTACTCAATCTGACGGCTTTTCTGAGCCCAAACGGAATCCCTGAGAAAATCCTCACGGCTGCTCGCGCCCAGGACTACGTTCGTGAAGAGTTTCAAGCGGAAAGTGCGCCTCCCATCTCGGCCGAGAACCTCCGCACAGCCATTCGGAATTTGCACCGTTTGAGCATAGTGACTCACGATACCGCAGAAAAGTTCCGCCCCGTGAGAATACACGCTCTGGCTCAGCGCGCGACCCGTGAGTGTCTGAGCGGGGAGGCGAGGCTGAACGCTACCCGCGCGGCAGCTCGTGCACTTCTCTCTGTCTGGCCCAGCGTGGAGCGCGACGCCGACCTGTCGGAAATATTGCGGCAAAATGCGCGGGCGTTGGAGTACACCGCTGGAAACGACCTGTGGCTCGACGAAAGTTACTTGGCCTTGTTTCGGTCGGGCGAGTCGCTCGGTGAAATGGGGCTGGTGCGAGAGGCGCTGAGCTATTGGCAGAAAATCCACCAAACCGCCAATTCACTACTCGGGCCGGAGCACTCTTCCACCTTGCTGGCCCGCGAAAATATCGCACTGTGGCGAGGACGGTCCGGGAACGCGTCGGGTGCGACCGCCGCTCTCTCGGAATTACTCGCCGATCGCAGACGAATCCTTGGCCCCGACCACCCGGACACGTTGTCGACCCGTAATACGCTCGCCTACTGGACCGGTCGTACGGGCAATGCGCACGGTGCGGTCGAAGCCCTGACCGCACTGCTACCAGCCCTGCTGCGTGTTCTGGGTCGCGACAATCCCATGACCCTCGCGACCAGGAGTAATCTGGCCTACTGGAGGGGACGCGCCGGCGACCCCAGCGGTGCCAGGCTGGCATTTGCTCAAATCGTGGCAGACCGGGAGCGAGTCCTAGGATCTGATCATACCGACACGCTTTCGGCGCGCCATAGTGCCGCATATTGGCAAGGCCCTGCCGGTGACCCACAAGGCGCAAGAGACGCACTGCGTCACGTTCTCGATGACCGCATGCGGGTCCTCGGTCCGCATCATCCGGACACCCTGACCACTCGCCATGAGCTCGCCCGGTGGGTGGGCCGGTCGGGCGAACCGGCCGCGGCGGCGGCCGCCTTCGATGAGCTGCTGACGGATCGACTGCGAATACTTGGGCCGGATCACCCTGACACCTTGGCTGCTCGCGGAAACCTCGGCCTGTGGACGGGTGAGGCCGGCGACCCCCACACGGCCATGACTACTTTTGAGAAGTTGGTGGCCGACCGTATCCGGGTGCAGGGCCCCGATCACCCTGAGACCCTGACATCCCGGCATCACCTGGCATGCTGGCGCGGCAAAGCCGGTAACGCGCCGGCTGCCGTCCAAGGACTGGACATGCTCCTACCGGCTCGGCTGCGAGTCCAAGGGCCCAATCACCCGGATACCCTTACGACACGCCACGAACTGGGCTGCTGGCAAGCACGACTTGGTGACATCGCTACGGGGATAGCGCAACTTGAGAGTGTTCTCGTGGACCGTCTTCGCGTCCTAGGCCCGGAACACCCGGACACCCATGTCACACACCGCGAGCTTGCCGCGCTGAGACAGCTCCTCGGCGACCGGTGA
- a CDS encoding NACHT domain-containing protein: protein MPDSRHKYLYERLGDHDFQQLIGALLTGRFSDFVPLPLRQADGGRDGIAPEKRLIYQVKWSRKGTENNPVTWLDATITEEAENIKRLAAEGTKKYIIVTSVASTAKPRTGTFDKLNAKLAEHSKNFGIEMSAMWREAIDPMVDAAPNELKWAYAEMLAGWDLIRYLLSEETAATKNSTLRLLLRKVAAAQWDEDERVKFSQVDLDRERLADLFVDVPAEMIQRPRRAPQLVADAHPLEGAASYITSQSPYPFTLVRGAPGQGKSTLGQIVCQAFRAAFMPQQPSISDLPAISEPRFPLRVDLADYAAWTQGFDVFDKSEATNVKKGKRRQAHEATIECFLAALMSYLSGGLPVTALDVQDLLGRMPSLIVLDGLDEVGSTAERRRVVKEIDLFCTRGRSYAVGPRVIVTSRPNSAGLAEPDADVFEIISLSPLDHALRDRFLRKWCDVHNVRGNDNRTLRRNFNEKTREPYIGELAGNPMQLTILLYLLRQYGDATPSQRTELYDAYMNLLLAREANKHPETVRKYRAELMEIVPFLGWYVQSRAEENGHSGRMRRDEVTAAMKHFQRTYGKPENIVDELFKAASDRLWALTGKEQETYEFEVQSLREYFAAQYLYRYAGEGDHRFDRTVVFRELLRRPYWHNTARFYSGNATGADIYALRAGITQELAANQSKHVRVASWSLITDGVFNSRPMEAAAIVDALTDDVGSKLLLEALDGRAITALPEESHAGMAWGRLTQAIALAPEHPENYTRMRVVRDLLGLQRRFARWWGEQLTQAIGTESEIAWLKLGAACEVIAGDVIDIPGLSAQDGERAQLILNTGGLPKKGSGLEEQLRRAVLDGQCSETTSVRSELASMAVAVGGAEFYSFGAETTIPMPAASSPDRRAQAIQQLRRSGSAIADVARLRRFQRGEKGSTFPWCNVATALYNEVGRCWLVTEIAVIGAAMPLNSGYVVLLGAQALGAAGHPAALIAQTRKHAGDIAWWRDRLEVCDDDHSRAEWVFALWAIAESDIIYALLDEHDLLLESLPARWQRAVNIAALRLDNADLRTAREAGLRTARRVGAVKVTSGLLSEMLVASDSGPPAARGPQRVAAADIQDRKPLAGVARTEKWLKVDQEVQYR, encoded by the coding sequence TTGCCTGACAGTCGCCATAAGTATCTCTACGAGCGCTTGGGGGATCATGACTTCCAACAGCTCATCGGTGCGCTGCTGACTGGGCGCTTCTCGGATTTCGTTCCGCTGCCTCTGCGGCAAGCGGATGGGGGCCGTGATGGCATCGCACCTGAGAAACGGCTGATCTATCAGGTGAAGTGGTCTCGGAAAGGTACCGAAAACAACCCTGTCACCTGGCTAGACGCGACAATCACCGAGGAAGCCGAGAACATCAAGCGGCTCGCGGCAGAGGGCACCAAAAAGTACATCATCGTCACGAGTGTCGCTAGTACCGCAAAGCCTAGAACGGGAACGTTCGACAAGCTCAACGCGAAGCTGGCCGAGCACTCAAAGAACTTCGGCATTGAGATGAGCGCCATGTGGCGCGAAGCAATCGATCCGATGGTTGATGCGGCACCGAACGAGCTCAAATGGGCCTACGCCGAAATGTTGGCGGGATGGGATCTCATCCGCTACCTCCTCAGCGAAGAGACAGCAGCGACAAAAAATTCGACCCTGCGACTTCTTCTTCGCAAGGTTGCCGCCGCGCAGTGGGACGAGGACGAGCGCGTAAAGTTCAGCCAGGTGGATCTGGACAGGGAGCGCCTGGCCGACCTGTTCGTCGATGTGCCGGCGGAGATGATCCAAAGGCCTCGCCGAGCGCCGCAGTTGGTCGCTGACGCGCATCCGCTGGAGGGTGCCGCCTCCTACATCACCAGCCAGTCGCCCTACCCGTTCACTCTTGTACGAGGCGCACCCGGCCAGGGCAAATCCACTCTGGGCCAGATCGTCTGCCAGGCGTTCCGGGCCGCATTCATGCCGCAACAACCCTCCATATCCGATCTGCCAGCGATCAGCGAGCCGAGATTTCCACTCCGAGTCGATCTCGCTGACTACGCGGCCTGGACGCAAGGCTTCGACGTCTTCGACAAGTCCGAAGCCACCAACGTCAAGAAGGGAAAGAGGCGGCAGGCTCACGAGGCGACCATCGAGTGCTTCCTGGCTGCCCTGATGTCGTATTTGTCGGGAGGTCTCCCAGTAACAGCCTTAGACGTTCAGGACCTACTGGGCCGGATGCCAAGTCTGATCGTTCTCGATGGCCTGGATGAGGTCGGCAGTACGGCTGAGCGGCGCCGCGTTGTGAAGGAGATCGACCTGTTCTGCACCCGGGGCAGGTCCTACGCCGTCGGTCCCAGAGTGATCGTCACCTCGCGCCCTAACTCCGCCGGCCTTGCGGAGCCGGACGCGGATGTGTTCGAGATCATCTCACTCAGCCCTTTGGATCACGCCCTTCGCGACCGGTTCCTTCGCAAGTGGTGCGACGTCCACAATGTCCGAGGTAACGACAACCGTACGCTGCGCCGCAACTTCAACGAAAAGACCCGTGAGCCCTACATCGGTGAACTCGCCGGCAACCCGATGCAGCTCACCATCCTGCTCTATCTGCTGCGCCAATATGGGGACGCGACCCCGAGCCAACGCACGGAACTGTACGACGCGTACATGAATCTGCTCTTGGCTCGGGAGGCGAACAAGCACCCCGAAACGGTCCGGAAGTATCGGGCGGAACTGATGGAGATCGTCCCGTTCCTCGGCTGGTACGTCCAGTCCAGGGCGGAGGAGAACGGCCACAGCGGGCGCATGCGCCGCGATGAGGTTACGGCCGCTATGAAGCACTTCCAGCGGACCTACGGCAAGCCCGAGAACATTGTCGACGAGCTCTTCAAAGCCGCGAGCGACCGGCTGTGGGCGTTGACAGGTAAGGAACAGGAGACCTACGAGTTCGAGGTGCAGTCACTGCGGGAGTACTTCGCAGCGCAGTATCTGTATCGGTACGCCGGCGAGGGCGACCACCGCTTCGACCGCACAGTCGTCTTCCGCGAGCTGCTGCGGCGGCCCTATTGGCACAACACGGCCCGCTTTTACAGCGGCAATGCCACAGGAGCCGACATCTACGCACTGCGCGCAGGGATCACTCAAGAACTGGCGGCCAATCAATCGAAGCACGTCCGCGTGGCATCGTGGAGCCTCATCACCGACGGTGTGTTCAACAGTCGGCCGATGGAGGCAGCCGCGATCGTCGACGCGCTGACCGATGACGTCGGCAGCAAGCTCCTGTTGGAGGCGCTGGACGGCCGAGCGATCACGGCATTGCCGGAGGAGTCGCACGCTGGCATGGCATGGGGGCGCCTCACTCAGGCCATCGCCCTGGCCCCCGAACATCCGGAAAACTACACGCGGATGCGCGTCGTTCGCGATCTGCTCGGGCTTCAGCGTAGGTTCGCCCGCTGGTGGGGGGAGCAGCTCACACAGGCCATCGGCACCGAGAGTGAGATCGCTTGGCTAAAGCTCGGAGCGGCCTGCGAGGTCATCGCAGGCGACGTCATCGACATCCCCGGCCTTTCCGCCCAGGACGGTGAGCGGGCCCAGCTGATCCTCAACACCGGGGGCCTGCCCAAGAAGGGCAGCGGCCTTGAGGAGCAACTCCGTCGCGCCGTGCTTGATGGACAGTGTTCGGAGACAACCTCGGTCCGCTCTGAGCTGGCCAGCATGGCAGTTGCCGTCGGCGGGGCCGAATTCTACTCATTCGGCGCAGAGACCACGATCCCCATGCCGGCAGCCTCCTCCCCGGATCGTCGCGCTCAGGCGATCCAGCAACTCCGCAGATCAGGATCTGCGATCGCGGACGTTGCACGTCTTCGACGATTCCAGCGGGGCGAGAAGGGCAGCACTTTCCCTTGGTGCAATGTCGCCACCGCCTTGTACAACGAGGTTGGCCGTTGCTGGCTCGTAACAGAGATCGCCGTAATCGGTGCGGCCATGCCGCTCAATTCAGGGTACGTAGTACTACTAGGGGCACAGGCGCTGGGAGCTGCTGGCCACCCGGCGGCGCTGATCGCACAAACGAGGAAGCACGCGGGGGACATCGCCTGGTGGCGTGACCGGCTCGAAGTATGCGACGACGATCATTCCCGAGCTGAGTGGGTCTTTGCCCTCTGGGCTATCGCAGAAAGTGACATCATCTACGCGCTTCTGGACGAGCACGATCTGCTCCTGGAATCGCTGCCTGCCAGGTGGCAGCGTGCCGTCAATATTGCGGCTCTTCGCCTTGATAACGCCGACCTGCGTACGGCACGAGAAGCCGGGCTGCGTACGGCACGACGAGTTGGGGCCGTCAAAGTTACCAGTGGGTTGCTCTCTGAGATGCTCGTCGCCAGTGACAGCGGCCCGCCCGCAGCGCGCGGGCCGCAACGGGTAGCCGCAGCCGATATTCAAGATCGTAAACCGCTAGCGGGTGTCGCCCGAACAGAGAAGTGGCTCAAGGTTGATCAAGAAGTGCAGTATCGATAA